The following are from one region of the Nitrososphaerales archaeon genome:
- a CDS encoding J domain-containing protein encodes MAPDDFDCYSVLGVTHNATEDEIKHAYRKLVLKYHPDRNKSPEADTIFRTIQMCYDRLIKADSRRAYNSKIAALTKIMEEKIKVLLEGTDTEGYSWDDRATISIVGTDESIIFENTMSIPTVWLHAHDTHRGLQIHTKEIFDRFFRAVYANMDENDNLDDLRIYGKPELRAHFDAAWWNRGQTNVSLYCHSSMTLTIIDGIPYLYLYGANFHNRHAQITVPFYNALKATVSNMIYLSLRGKVEKPDEEVQATTLFSPVKEERNIQLPPKEVCLMFVNLCRNKSVQSAIDMLCVTYGVPVMKTVFQDRAPINDKVCQKALAVYYSNELTAYFKPSGFSMRTILHEFYHHLVNCYGIAQMLSYEVLPDPTTGYYTRNDEEESAADSFANVFLERAIRSL; translated from the coding sequence ATGGCACCAGATGATTTTGACTGTTACTCGGTTCTTGGAGTAACTCATAATGCAACTGAGGACGAAATAAAACATGCCTATAGAAAATTGGTACTCAAATATCATCCTGATCGCAACAAGTCCCCTGAAGCAGATACAATTTTCAGAACAATTCAGATGTGTTATGATAGGCTGATAAAGGCAGATAGTAGGCGTGCATATAATTCCAAAATAGCTGCGCTCACTAAGATCATGGAAGAAAAAATAAAAGTACTCCTAGAAGGTACGGACACTGAAGGGTACTCATGGGATGATCGTGCAACAATAAGCATTGTTGGCACCGATGAAAGCATAATATTTGAAAACACAATGAGCATACCAACAGTTTGGTTACATGCACATGATACACATAGAGGCCTGCAGATACATACAAAGGAAATATTCGATAGGTTCTTCAGAGCGGTCTATGCCAATATGGACGAAAATGATAACCTTGACGATCTGCGTATATATGGCAAGCCAGAACTGCGAGCGCATTTTGATGCAGCATGGTGGAACAGGGGACAAACAAACGTATCACTATATTGCCACAGCTCTATGACCTTAACAATAATAGATGGAATCCCCTATCTGTATCTATATGGTGCGAATTTTCATAACAGGCATGCACAAATCACCGTTCCATTTTACAACGCATTGAAAGCCACTGTATCCAATATGATCTATTTGTCGTTACGAGGGAAAGTCGAAAAACCAGACGAGGAGGTACAAGCTACGACCTTATTCAGTCCCGTCAAAGAAGAAAGGAATATACAATTACCGCCGAAAGAGGTCTGTTTAATGTTCGTTAATTTGTGCAGAAATAAATCTGTTCAATCAGCCATCGATATGCTTTGTGTCACATATGGCGTCCCTGTCATGAAAACAGTATTTCAGGACAGAGCTCCTATCAATGATAAAGTGTGTCAAAAAGCACTAGCAGTTTACTACTCGAATGAGCTAACTGCATACTTCAAACCATCTGGATTTAGTATGCGAACAATACTCCATGAATTTTATCACCATCTCGTGAACTGCTATGGTATAGCACAAATGCTTTCATACGAAGTGCTTCCAGATCCAACTACGGGATATTATACACGTAACGATGAAGAAGAGTCAGCAGCAGATAGCTTCGCAAACGTTTTCTTGGAGAGGGCAATTAGATCGTTATAA
- a CDS encoding Glu/Leu/Phe/Val dehydrogenase, translating into MSSINPYENALKQLEDAARILKLDQGMHEFLRTPKRVLTVSLPVKMDNGRVRVFVGHRVQHNDARGPFKGGIRYHPDVTLDEVKALATWMTWKCAIADIPYGGGKGGIVCDPHKMSVGEIERLTRRYAYAISDIIGPYVDIPAPDVYTTPREMAWIMDTYSALRGEVTPGVITGKPLPVGGSEGRGEATGKGVAFCIREGAKKVGVKLKGADVVIQGFGNAGTFAAQFMDEMGANVIAVSDSKGGVFNKKGLDAKKIIEYKAKNKKVGGFPGSKQITNEELLELDCDILIPAAYENQITKKNAPNIKAKLIAEAANGPTTPEADEILFKKGKLVIPDVLANSGGVTVSYYEWLQNLSRDYWEHDTVINRLEKKMVKAFNDVYKTAEEYKVDMRKGSTVLAVSRVVQAVKDRGIWP; encoded by the coding sequence ATGTCGTCTATTAATCCCTACGAGAATGCGTTGAAGCAGCTTGAAGACGCTGCTAGAATATTGAAATTGGATCAAGGTATGCACGAGTTTCTACGAACTCCTAAGCGAGTACTTACGGTGTCATTGCCAGTGAAGATGGATAATGGGCGTGTTAGGGTTTTTGTTGGTCATAGGGTGCAGCATAACGATGCCAGAGGTCCTTTCAAGGGTGGGATAAGATACCATCCTGATGTAACTTTGGACGAGGTCAAGGCGCTTGCCACCTGGATGACGTGGAAGTGTGCTATTGCTGACATTCCATATGGGGGAGGGAAAGGAGGCATAGTATGCGATCCTCATAAAATGTCTGTTGGAGAAATTGAAAGGCTAACGAGAAGGTATGCTTATGCTATATCAGATATCATAGGCCCGTATGTTGACATACCGGCTCCAGATGTTTACACGACACCAAGAGAGATGGCTTGGATCATGGACACCTACAGTGCGTTGCGGGGTGAAGTCACACCTGGTGTGATCACAGGAAAGCCGCTTCCTGTTGGAGGCTCCGAGGGAAGGGGCGAAGCTACTGGAAAGGGAGTCGCATTCTGCATAAGGGAAGGCGCAAAGAAGGTTGGGGTAAAGCTCAAAGGTGCAGACGTTGTGATTCAGGGATTTGGTAATGCTGGAACCTTTGCTGCCCAGTTCATGGATGAGATGGGGGCCAATGTAATAGCTGTAAGCGATTCAAAGGGTGGTGTATTTAACAAGAAGGGTCTGGATGCAAAGAAGATCATCGAATACAAGGCAAAGAATAAGAAAGTGGGCGGATTTCCTGGCAGCAAGCAGATTACGAATGAAGAACTTTTGGAGTTGGATTGCGATATACTAATTCCAGCAGCATATGAAAATCAGATAACAAAGAAGAACGCGCCTAACATAAAGGCAAAATTAATTGCCGAGGCGGCTAACGGCCCAACCACACCGGAAGCCGATGAAATTCTATTCAAGAAGGGCAAGCTTGTCATACCAGATGTACTTGCTAACTCTGGCGGTGTTACTGTAAGTTACTACGAGTGGTTGCAGAATTTATCAAGAGATTACTGGGAGCATGACACAGTCATAAACAGACTTGAAAAGAAGATGGTAAAAGCATTTAACGATGTATATAAGACTGCAGAGGAGTACAAGGTGGACATGCGAAAGGGAAGCACTGTGCTTGCCGTGAGCAGAGTTGTTCAAGCTGTAAAGGACAGAGGAATCTGGCCATAA
- a CDS encoding class I SAM-dependent methyltransferase, with product MGLGSYWHEIIGVLRSIIPVYDQVNRAISLGKDAEYRAHGIRNRISSGNLVLDAGSGYGNMSKEAMSQCSNLQITMLDPIPEMLERAKEEFKGKNHLVSAVFEYLPFRDGSFDAVMCGYSFRDAISMRTAIAEFHRVLMNNGRLIIVDIGRPDNALNRAGVSFYIKYIMALLAFFVAGNTGLKFRAIYGTYKRLPKNSELKEMLREKFGKVEFETRMMGGAIIVAAYK from the coding sequence TTGGGACTGGGCAGCTACTGGCATGAGATCATAGGTGTTCTTAGAAGCATCATCCCCGTATATGATCAGGTAAATCGTGCCATATCGTTAGGCAAAGATGCTGAGTACAGGGCTCATGGCATACGTAACAGGATCAGTTCAGGAAATTTGGTACTCGATGCCGGCTCGGGTTACGGAAATATGTCGAAAGAAGCAATGAGCCAATGCAGTAACTTGCAGATAACAATGCTTGATCCCATACCGGAAATGCTGGAGAGAGCAAAGGAGGAATTCAAGGGCAAGAATCATTTGGTATCTGCTGTTTTCGAATATCTGCCATTCAGGGATGGCTCCTTTGATGCCGTTATGTGCGGCTATTCGTTCAGAGATGCTATAAGTATGAGAACTGCCATTGCAGAGTTCCATAGAGTTCTTATGAATAATGGCAGGTTGATAATAGTTGATATAGGCAGGCCAGATAACGCTTTGAACAGGGCAGGAGTCTCGTTTTATATTAAATATATCATGGCCTTGCTGGCATTCTTTGTAGCAGGAAATACGGGGTTGAAGTTCAGAGCAATATATGGAACGTATAAAAGATTGCCAAAAAACAGCGAACTGAAGGAAATGTTGAGAGAAAAGTTTGGCAAAGTTGAATTTGAAACAAGGATGATGGGTGGTGCTATAATAGTGGCTGCCTATAAGTAG
- a CDS encoding NosD domain-containing protein gives MNHAKLLPLLIVTISPLYGITFSQPVMAETHSIIINDNETGGDCALMGKWDYSKKTCTLMNDMNGTVKIESDGITLDGKGYSLIGKGYGTGVFISGKTNVTVKNLSVMKFTIGIHLQSSSSNVITDNIVNENKKYGIYLYSSSSNVITDNTTNENNWYGIYLDYLSDNNILSNNTANMNKNFGIYIHTSSKNDLTHNIAYSNMQHGIYLFASSNNNILTNNIVYSNRYGIYLFASSNNNILTNNIIANNYYGAYLHGSTINVFESNVIIDNNVGMVILNSSNNEVYKNNFINNPTQVIVRSGDSNAFNLAKPVGGNYWSNYNSTTEGCVDADGDGFCDNSFTFNGGQDNLPWQRDAWGL, from the coding sequence TTGAATCATGCCAAACTGTTACCGTTGCTAATAGTAACAATATCTCCACTTTACGGCATAACATTTTCCCAACCTGTTATGGCAGAAACTCATTCGATAATTATTAATGATAACGAAACTGGGGGTGACTGCGCTCTTATGGGGAAATGGGACTATTCAAAGAAAACATGTACTTTGATGAATGACATGAATGGTACTGTAAAGATAGAGAGCGATGGTATAACGTTAGACGGCAAAGGTTATTCACTAATAGGGAAAGGATATGGTACTGGTGTTTTTATTTCCGGAAAAACCAATGTTACAGTCAAGAACCTGTCTGTTATGAAATTCACCATTGGAATACACCTACAGTCTTCCAGCTCAAACGTTATTACGGATAACATAGTAAATGAGAACAAAAAGTATGGAATATACCTTTACTCTTCCAGCTCAAACGTTATTACAGATAACACTACTAATGAGAACAACTGGTATGGTATCTACTTGGATTATTTGAGTGACAACAACATTCTTTCAAACAATACCGCAAATATGAACAAGAACTTTGGGATCTACATACATACATCGAGCAAAAACGATCTAACGCATAACATAGCCTACTCAAACATGCAGCATGGCATATACCTCTTCGCTTCCAGCAATAACAACATTCTTACCAACAACATCGTTTATAGTAATCGCTACGGCATATACCTCTTCGCTTCCAGCAATAACAACATTCTTACCAACAACATCATTGCTAACAATTACTATGGTGCCTACCTGCACGGGTCCACAATTAACGTTTTTGAGAGCAACGTCATCATTGATAACAACGTAGGGATGGTTATCTTGAACTCAAGCAATAACGAAGTTTACAAAAACAACTTCATCAATAACCCAACGCAGGTTATTGTAAGGAGTGGTGATAGTAATGCCTTCAACCTTGCAAAACCTGTAGGTGGCAACTATTGGAGCAACTACAATAGTACTACAGAGGGCTGTGTAGATGCAGATGGAGACGGTTTCTGCGACAATTCCTTTACATTTAATGGTGGGCAAGACAACCTTCCATGGCAAAGGGACGCATGGGGTCTTTGA
- the pth2 gene encoding peptidyl-tRNA hydrolase Pth2 yields MEFKQVIVMRRDLKMGTGKIAVQAAHASVLGVERVKSERRRWFDEWYSSGQAKIAVKVRSLEELMSVKKHAEDLDLPVAQVDDRGLTQLPPGTTTCIAIGPAPAELIDKVTKDLKLL; encoded by the coding sequence TTGGAGTTCAAACAGGTCATTGTAATGAGAAGGGATCTGAAGATGGGCACTGGCAAGATCGCCGTGCAAGCAGCACATGCATCTGTACTGGGTGTCGAAAGGGTCAAGTCTGAAAGAAGAAGATGGTTCGACGAATGGTATAGCAGCGGCCAAGCAAAGATAGCCGTTAAGGTGAGGAGCCTAGAGGAGTTGATGAGTGTGAAGAAGCATGCGGAAGACCTTGACCTCCCTGTAGCACAGGTTGATGACCGTGGTTTGACCCAGTTGCCACCAGGCACGACGACATGCATTGCGATAGGACCAGCCCCGGCTGAACTGATCGATAAGGTAACGAAAGATCTAAAATTGCTATAA
- a CDS encoding MFS transporter has protein sequence MSRVLLLVYIQACIIGVAYGAHAPLLPVFAKQELAASYADIGLIGMANYVPYMFMPALVGMLLDRFNKGSILSIGITISMFSVYMLSLSASVLDVMLIRALSGIAHAFFWPSAVAIVTDAVGQEQRVQVISRFTMAWVGGYMVGPLVGAFLFEQFGFRELFQYSAFIMVASLMISLSLIRHVRVGYAEGYSVSTVFTIIKANPKLSTLVMYYSASFGIVLTIFPAYLKDNMINEFAIGILFFIFGLSRLFTLPFTQKFAKNERFSIFVATESIAFAMLAAYAITTIGSFSLSLIMFGFAFSLYFPLTLSAVTKDTRRNLVGTTIGAYETIFGIGWAAGSVVAGVVSDTFGNDIPYISMFAIGIALPLLVLAYKR, from the coding sequence ATGTCAAGAGTTCTCTTGCTTGTTTACATTCAGGCTTGCATAATCGGGGTAGCATATGGAGCACATGCTCCGCTTCTTCCTGTGTTTGCAAAGCAGGAACTTGCCGCAAGCTATGCTGACATTGGGCTCATAGGAATGGCTAATTATGTGCCTTACATGTTCATGCCTGCCTTGGTGGGAATGCTGCTTGACAGGTTCAACAAGGGCTCGATTCTAAGTATTGGAATTACCATTTCTATGTTCTCGGTTTACATGCTTTCCCTTTCTGCCAGTGTTCTTGATGTGATGCTAATTAGAGCCCTTTCTGGCATTGCGCACGCATTCTTCTGGCCATCAGCGGTTGCAATAGTAACAGATGCAGTTGGTCAGGAGCAGAGGGTGCAGGTCATTTCCAGATTTACAATGGCGTGGGTAGGCGGCTATATGGTTGGTCCTTTGGTAGGAGCCTTTCTCTTCGAGCAGTTTGGTTTCAGAGAGCTATTCCAGTATTCTGCATTCATAATGGTTGCATCATTGATGATCTCACTTTCGCTGATCAGGCATGTAAGAGTAGGCTATGCAGAAGGTTATTCAGTAAGCACTGTTTTTACCATCATAAAGGCAAATCCAAAGTTAAGCACACTAGTTATGTACTACAGCGCTTCATTTGGTATTGTATTAACAATATTTCCAGCCTATCTAAAGGATAACATGATAAATGAGTTTGCAATAGGCATACTCTTCTTCATCTTCGGTCTTTCGAGGTTATTTACACTGCCGTTCACACAAAAATTTGCCAAAAATGAGCGATTCAGCATATTTGTTGCAACGGAGAGTATAGCATTTGCTATGCTTGCTGCCTATGCTATAACAACTATCGGGTCTTTCTCCTTATCACTGATCATGTTTGGGTTTGCATTCAGTCTATACTTTCCCTTAACTTTAAGTGCTGTTACTAAAGATACAAGGAGGAATCTGGTGGGAACGACTATTGGAGCATATGAGACAATATTCGGCATAGGATGGGCTGCAGGATCAGTCGTAGCTGGCGTAGTTTCAGATACTTTTGGAAATGATATACCATATATCTCCATGTTCGCCATAGGCATTGCTCTGCCTTTACTTGTATTAGCGTACAAGCGGTAG
- a CDS encoding twin-arginine translocase TatA/TatE family subunit, which produces MITDLSLFIGGIEWFIIIFFGLILLLGTNRLPKLARTMGKTVGQFQNARKEMEQEIARVNKPISIPINGPVASEREKLEAIAKALEINVQGKTDDELRHLISDKINPKTN; this is translated from the coding sequence ATGATAACAGACCTTTCCCTCTTCATTGGGGGTATAGAATGGTTCATCATAATATTTTTCGGTCTTATCTTACTCCTTGGCACCAATAGGTTGCCTAAGCTTGCGAGAACTATGGGAAAAACGGTTGGACAGTTCCAGAACGCCAGGAAGGAGATGGAGCAGGAAATCGCTAGGGTGAATAAGCCAATAAGCATACCAATTAATGGACCAGTTGCAAGTGAGAGGGAGAAACTGGAGGCTATTGCGAAGGCATTGGAGATCAATGTGCAGGGAAAAACAGATGACGAGTTGAGGCACCTGATAAGTGACAAAATAAATCCGAAGACGAATTAG
- a CDS encoding DEAD/DEAH box helicase — translation MMPKYRCPKCKGSMEADRIYDGRVLFSCSTCSIHALVPFNSDLDLAYMEFLELYDSKTNVVCGQLETLLEKEQIIRSREEIEAMLRNNGGDNLIKSVLSSRRDYVVDYRIMEEPAPEAGCSADKLVNDVLSETLERKGISTLFKFQEEAIMKILSGKNVVIVAPTASGKTEAFAVPILHKIANEVQRFGSIRTGEGVIRAVFVYPTKALARDQLPKIKELAEPLGIRTAVFDGDTPAIERHGILSNPPDIVVTNFDVLHYHLMHRTKFARSLRDIRHLVVDEAHVYTGVFGSNVHYIVKRLRRFCTDLQVVAASATLPNAKEFCEKLFDCEMELVLGKGRRGKIHFSILFPSLRTQRSLMLELVKLLTSNSHRAISFSNSHINAELLAYYASKQGVSIKVHRAGLMPSVRKSVEDSFKRGELMALSSTPTLELGIDVGAVDGIVSSIVPINRLMQRLGRAARRGQHGYAFLALGNEPISQYYKNHPEDYLNDFEYAYSDPTNPFVEEYQVLAMTCDKPLTVEEAEGYKETVKKLEEKKLILFSNNRYVANYKEAMKYLHDLSIRGVGKSVDIVFNRKKVGERNLPIALEELHDGAVYFLAGRRYMVKKLTLEKYKAEIMSIPQDYPYYTKALKDEWPDIDQIHDTKNVFGVQVAYCSLHVNKRVTGYVNIEIGSDVAKGKKVMLEEPFEHDFVTKGLVFRAPRPMHSINSSKDPLYVEMSSYHATEHVVIEGSSMITGGASQDLGGISLGASGLIFVYDSSVGGNGASKVLYDRLEKAFVRGKSILSDCPCNSESGCPRCTYSYRCGNNNEYLHKYAALEVYDRILKKECTEIGEPNEGERSFV, via the coding sequence ATGATGCCCAAATATCGATGTCCAAAATGCAAAGGATCTATGGAAGCTGATAGAATCTATGATGGGAGAGTGTTATTCTCCTGCAGCACTTGTTCCATACATGCGCTGGTTCCGTTCAATTCAGACCTGGATCTGGCATACATGGAATTTTTGGAGCTGTATGATAGTAAGACGAATGTTGTTTGTGGTCAATTGGAAACACTTCTTGAAAAGGAGCAGATTATTCGATCGAGAGAAGAGATAGAAGCCATGCTAAGGAATAATGGCGGCGACAATTTGATCAAGAGCGTATTATCTTCTAGGCGAGACTATGTGGTTGATTATAGGATAATGGAGGAACCAGCACCAGAGGCTGGATGCTCCGCAGATAAATTGGTAAACGATGTTCTTTCCGAAACCCTAGAGAGGAAGGGGATTAGCACTCTATTCAAATTTCAGGAAGAGGCTATCATGAAAATACTTTCTGGCAAGAATGTGGTAATCGTTGCGCCCACCGCGTCAGGCAAGACAGAGGCTTTCGCTGTTCCAATACTTCATAAGATCGCAAATGAAGTACAGCGCTTTGGTTCCATAAGAACTGGAGAGGGGGTCATAAGAGCAGTTTTTGTTTATCCTACAAAAGCACTGGCAAGGGATCAGTTGCCGAAAATAAAGGAACTTGCAGAGCCTCTTGGCATACGAACTGCGGTATTTGATGGTGATACCCCTGCAATAGAGCGCCATGGCATACTATCAAATCCTCCAGATATAGTTGTCACAAATTTCGATGTGCTACACTACCACCTTATGCATAGAACAAAGTTTGCACGATCCTTAAGGGACATAAGACATCTGGTTGTTGATGAAGCCCATGTTTATACAGGTGTCTTCGGTTCGAACGTTCATTACATAGTAAAACGCCTGCGACGCTTCTGCACTGACCTACAGGTAGTGGCTGCCTCCGCAACATTGCCAAATGCAAAAGAATTTTGTGAAAAGCTCTTTGACTGCGAAATGGAGCTTGTACTCGGCAAGGGAAGAAGGGGCAAGATACATTTCTCAATTTTATTCCCATCGCTCAGAACCCAAAGGTCCCTCATGCTTGAATTGGTCAAGTTGTTAACCTCAAATTCACATAGAGCAATTTCGTTCTCAAATTCGCACATCAATGCCGAATTACTGGCATACTATGCATCTAAACAGGGTGTTAGCATAAAAGTGCATAGAGCTGGCTTGATGCCAAGTGTGAGAAAGAGTGTTGAAGACTCTTTTAAGAGAGGAGAGCTGATGGCGCTATCCTCAACACCGACCCTAGAACTGGGAATTGATGTAGGAGCAGTTGACGGCATTGTTTCCAGCATAGTTCCGATCAATAGATTGATGCAAAGACTTGGGAGAGCTGCAAGACGTGGTCAGCATGGCTACGCATTTCTTGCATTGGGTAACGAACCTATAAGTCAATACTACAAGAACCATCCAGAAGACTATCTTAATGACTTTGAATACGCCTATTCAGACCCAACCAATCCATTTGTTGAGGAGTATCAGGTACTGGCGATGACCTGCGATAAACCGCTAACAGTGGAGGAAGCAGAAGGGTATAAGGAAACTGTAAAGAAACTAGAGGAGAAAAAATTGATACTCTTTTCAAATAACAGATATGTGGCAAATTACAAAGAAGCTATGAAATATCTGCACGATCTGAGTATAAGGGGAGTAGGTAAAAGCGTAGACATCGTTTTTAATCGCAAGAAAGTTGGGGAGAGAAATTTACCGATTGCATTGGAGGAGCTGCATGACGGCGCTGTTTATTTTCTTGCTGGCAGGAGATATATGGTTAAGAAACTAACTTTAGAGAAGTATAAAGCAGAAATTATGAGCATACCACAGGACTACCCGTACTACACTAAAGCACTTAAAGACGAATGGCCTGACATAGACCAGATACACGATACAAAAAACGTTTTTGGTGTGCAGGTCGCATACTGCTCCCTTCACGTAAACAAGCGTGTAACAGGGTATGTGAACATCGAAATAGGATCTGATGTTGCAAAGGGCAAGAAGGTCATGCTTGAGGAACCCTTTGAGCATGATTTTGTCACAAAGGGTCTGGTTTTCAGAGCGCCCAGGCCAATGCATTCCATAAACTCCTCTAAAGATCCTCTATATGTAGAGATGAGCAGTTACCATGCAACTGAACATGTTGTTATCGAAGGCAGCAGCATGATAACCGGAGGTGCTTCACAGGACCTTGGAGGTATCTCTCTTGGCGCCTCTGGGCTGATCTTCGTTTATGACTCCAGTGTTGGTGGTAATGGAGCAAGCAAGGTACTGTATGATAGACTTGAAAAGGCGTTTGTCAGAGGGAAGAGTATCTTGAGTGATTGCCCATGTAATAGTGAAAGTGGGTGCCCGCGATGCACATACTCCTATAGATGCGGAAACAATAATGAATATTTGCACAAGTATGCAGCTCTAGAAGTTTACGATAGAATATTGAAGAAAGAATGCACAGAGATTGGGGAACCAAATGAAGGAGAAAGATCTTTTGTATAA